In a single window of the Roseofilum reptotaenium CS-1145 genome:
- the tyrS gene encoding tyrosine--tRNA ligase → MTSINSTWNWLHRGVSEIFPDRPDSHDPDENLQRRIEQSGQPLRVKLGIDPTGTDLHLGHSIAVRKLRAFQDAGHTAVLIIGDFTAQIGDPTGKSEVRRQLTGEQVKENAQTYLDQLRPILDFETPGRLEIRYNSEWLSQLDLSEILKLLATMTVGQMLAKEGFAERYSQENPIYLHEFLYPLMQGYDSVAVKADVELGGTDQKFNIAVGRDLQRHFGLKPQFGLLVPILLGTDGVQKMSKSLGNYVGVWENAVTMYSKLEKTPDSIIQDYVELLTNLSWDQLPDNPRERQKVLALDVVTQYKGQEAALEAQKAALSQGEAGTIPEFSLQNVEFPAKLFYIVSAAGLSKGSSEARRLIQGGGVKLAGEKVSNPNLVFEQAEEMEGKVLQVGKNKFARLMK, encoded by the coding sequence ATGACAAGTATCAACTCAACCTGGAATTGGCTGCATCGCGGTGTAAGTGAAATTTTTCCCGATCGCCCCGATAGTCACGATCCTGATGAGAACTTACAACGACGCATTGAGCAGTCCGGACAACCGTTGAGAGTAAAATTAGGCATCGATCCCACTGGGACAGATTTGCATCTCGGCCATAGTATTGCTGTGCGGAAATTGCGAGCCTTTCAGGATGCTGGCCATACAGCAGTTTTGATTATTGGTGATTTTACCGCTCAAATTGGTGACCCAACCGGAAAATCTGAGGTGCGCCGTCAATTAACGGGCGAACAGGTGAAGGAAAATGCCCAAACCTATTTGGATCAATTGCGTCCTATCCTAGATTTTGAGACTCCCGGACGGTTGGAAATTCGCTATAACTCGGAATGGTTGAGCCAGTTGGATTTAAGTGAAATTTTAAAACTTTTGGCCACGATGACGGTGGGCCAAATGTTGGCGAAAGAAGGCTTTGCTGAACGCTATAGCCAGGAAAATCCGATCTATCTCCATGAGTTTCTCTATCCTCTGATGCAAGGCTATGATTCTGTGGCAGTCAAGGCTGATGTGGAGTTAGGAGGAACTGACCAAAAGTTTAATATTGCCGTGGGTCGAGATTTACAGCGCCATTTTGGACTTAAACCTCAGTTTGGTTTGTTAGTCCCGATTTTGCTGGGGACGGATGGAGTGCAGAAAATGTCGAAATCCTTGGGCAATTATGTGGGAGTGTGGGAGAATGCTGTCACCATGTATTCTAAGTTGGAAAAAACTCCGGATTCGATTATTCAAGATTATGTGGAGTTGCTCACTAATCTTTCTTGGGATCAGTTACCAGACAATCCTAGGGAACGGCAAAAGGTATTAGCGTTGGATGTGGTAACTCAGTATAAGGGGCAGGAAGCGGCTTTAGAAGCTCAAAAAGCAGCGTTGAGTCAAGGAGAAGCGGGAACGATTCCTGAGTTTAGTTTGCAAAATGTGGAGTTTCCAGCCAAGTTATTTTACATTGTCAGCGCAGCGGGATTATCCAAGGGATCTTCGGAAGCGAGGCGTTTGATCCAAGGCGGTGGGGTAAAATTAGCTGGGGAAAAAGTGAGCAATCCCAATTTAGTGTTTGAACAAGCTGAGGAGATGGAGGGCAAAGTGTTGCAGGTGGGTAAAAACAAGTTTGCGCGGTTGATGAAATAA
- a CDS encoding transglycosylase domain-containing protein, with product MSSNTISRKPSKSITPALQFVQGVGKVAGGTILGVMMLTSSIFAGGLVGLALSFRNLPDVRSLRSYMPTETSYIYDINGELLTRIHDEANREVVPLERISPHLKLAVLAIEDSHFYQHNGINPSSVGRALLANIEKGGIREGASTITMQLVKNLFLSPERQLSRKVAEAVLALRLEQILTKDEILELYLNQVYWGHNTYGVETAAQSYFAKAAADLTLAESAMMAGLIQAPESFSPFVDYKLAKRQQAIVLGRMRELNWITAEEEKEAKEQPLLVGRVTSFGQSKVPYLTEAVIQELSDRFGRDMVVKGGLRIQTTIDLRLQRIAEQTVKDWHSRLYSRGVYYDYDNGQLALVAVDPRTHFVKAMVGGFDYETSQYNRAVQAQRQPGSSFKPFVYYAAFASGKYTPESVVNDSPVRYRDGSGYYSPQNYGGSFSGPVSLRKSLEVSLNVPAVKIGQAVGLNKVVEVVRNLGIKSPMDPVISLPLGSVDLTPLEMAGAFATFANNGWHSQPTFIAQVIDSHGNVLLDNTPKPKLILDPWAVASLNSTLQGVISRGTATGARLGRPAAGKTGTTTSERDIWFVGYVPQLSVAVWVGNDDYRPLAKGVTGGTFVAPIWRDFMHKALANEPVEKFRSPSEFPRPQP from the coding sequence GTGTCGTCTAATACTATCAGTCGTAAGCCATCTAAATCTATTACCCCGGCCCTTCAATTTGTCCAAGGTGTGGGCAAAGTGGCAGGGGGTACGATTTTGGGAGTGATGATGCTCACCAGTTCTATCTTTGCTGGAGGACTGGTGGGTTTGGCCTTAAGTTTTCGGAATCTGCCGGATGTCCGCAGCCTGAGAAGCTATATGCCGACAGAGACCAGTTATATCTACGATATTAATGGTGAACTGCTGACCCGGATTCATGATGAGGCCAACCGGGAAGTGGTTCCTCTAGAGCGGATTTCTCCCCATTTGAAACTGGCGGTGTTGGCGATCGAGGATTCCCATTTCTACCAGCACAATGGGATTAATCCCAGTAGTGTCGGTCGGGCATTGTTAGCCAATATTGAGAAGGGAGGGATTCGAGAGGGGGCTTCCACCATTACGATGCAGTTGGTGAAAAACCTGTTTCTGTCTCCAGAGCGGCAATTGAGCCGGAAGGTCGCTGAAGCGGTTTTAGCCCTGCGCTTAGAGCAAATTCTGACCAAAGATGAGATTTTAGAACTATATCTGAACCAGGTGTACTGGGGTCATAATACATATGGAGTAGAGACGGCTGCCCAAAGTTATTTTGCCAAAGCGGCAGCGGATCTAACGTTGGCAGAATCAGCAATGATGGCGGGTTTGATTCAAGCGCCCGAGAGTTTTAGCCCCTTTGTGGATTATAAGTTAGCCAAACGACAGCAGGCGATCGTTTTGGGGCGGATGCGAGAATTGAATTGGATTACGGCTGAGGAAGAGAAAGAAGCGAAAGAACAGCCGTTATTGGTGGGACGGGTGACTTCTTTTGGTCAAAGTAAAGTGCCCTATTTAACGGAGGCAGTAATTCAAGAACTCTCAGACCGCTTTGGTCGCGATATGGTGGTCAAAGGCGGATTGCGGATTCAAACCACCATCGATCTGAGGCTCCAACGAATTGCCGAGCAAACGGTTAAGGATTGGCATAGTCGCCTCTATAGCCGAGGTGTTTATTACGATTACGATAATGGACAATTAGCTCTTGTAGCGGTTGACCCTCGCACCCACTTTGTGAAAGCTATGGTCGGAGGGTTTGACTATGAAACCAGTCAATATAACCGAGCGGTGCAAGCGCAACGACAACCGGGGTCTTCGTTTAAACCGTTTGTTTACTATGCGGCATTTGCCAGTGGCAAATATACACCTGAGTCGGTGGTAAATGACTCGCCAGTCAGGTATCGGGATGGTAGTGGCTATTATTCTCCCCAAAACTATGGGGGGAGTTTTTCCGGGCCGGTAAGTTTGCGAAAGTCTCTTGAAGTATCTTTGAATGTACCAGCGGTTAAAATTGGTCAAGCGGTTGGTCTGAATAAGGTGGTTGAAGTCGTCCGTAATTTGGGGATTAAAAGTCCTATGGACCCGGTAATTTCCTTACCTTTGGGATCGGTTGACTTAACACCTTTAGAGATGGCTGGTGCGTTTGCGACGTTTGCGAACAATGGTTGGCATTCACAACCGACGTTTATTGCCCAAGTGATTGATAGCCATGGCAATGTTTTATTGGATAATACGCCTAAGCCGAAGCTGATTCTCGATCCTTGGGCGGTGGCTTCTCTCAATAGCACGTTACAAGGGGTGATTTCACGGGGAACGGCTACTGGTGCTAGATTGGGCCGTCCAGCGGCTGGTAAAACGGGAACCACAACTTCGGAGCGGGATATTTGGTTTGTGGGTTATGTGCCCCAATTATCTGTAGCGGTTTGGGTGGGCAATGATGATTATAGACCTCTGGCTAAGGGAGTTACTGGAGGTACATTTGTAGCTCCGATTTGGCGCGATTTTATGCACAAA